From one Anopheles cruzii chromosome 3, idAnoCruzAS_RS32_06, whole genome shotgun sequence genomic stretch:
- the LOC128273621 gene encoding dual 3',5'-cyclic-AMP and -GMP phosphodiesterase 11 isoform X3, with the protein MPTEQGGTAGGLDTTLGSRSGVPLPLPPHTTHHYHGHHNHHHLYHGSTGVASGNGSVGASGTYDAEFARMESWLDENPEFVQDYFIRKATRNMVDGWLVSHATPVTTAANAVDSPTHGVGGGGGGCSNQPSSSRGGSGATTPVRKISAHEFERGGLLKPIVNTIDGTPTFLSINPQNDSSASGSTQCCPHGVPNCGAASLRPLRLSRNELKQLDERELIFELVKDICNDLDVRSLCHKILQNVSILLNADRGSLFLVQGKSTCGGDNTKKCLVSKLFDVCSNSTLEEMEQQDEVKVAWGTGIAGHVAESGEPVNIPDAYQDDRFNREIDVQTGYRTKALLCMPIKDASGDVVGVAQVINKQGDQCFTSADEKIFSSYLQFCGIGLRNAQLYEKSQLEVKRNQVLLDLARMIFEEQSTIEHMVFRILTHMQSLIQCQRVQILLVHEASKGSFSRVFDFEANDLSGEDGDARTSPFESRFPINIGITGYVATTGETVNIGNAYDDDRFDSSVDDGLNFRHKTILCMAIKNSLSQIIGVIQLINKFDALTFTKNDENFVEAFAIFCGMGIYNTNMYEKAIIAMAKQSVTLEVLSYHASATMDDAYRLRQLKVPSSAFFKLYDFKFDDLMLDDDHTLKACIRMFLDLDLVERFHIEYEVLCRWLLSVKKNYRNVTYHNWRHAFNVTQMMFAILTSTQWWKIFGEIECLGLIIACLCHDLDHRGTNNSFQIKASSPLAQLYSTSTMEHHHFDQCLMIINSPGNQILSNMSSEDYSRVIRVLEDAILSTDLAVYFRKRGAFLELIEPNAEMSVWQADEPRSLLRAMSMTVCDLSAITKPWEIEKRVADLVTSEFFEQGDMERQELNITPIDIMNREKEDQLPMMQVGFIDSICIPIYEAFGTLSDKLTPLIDGVLENKKHWIELAQNAKDVYANNNNTSETTNNNNNHCTNHDEAKENEDKPGSHLGSPTSNGTESKITQDLDCTDNGHHSIGSQETNNSCSNITEKIVGRLGVDLATPPYGEKLSYLVAQKTNGWVNGDKVRLLRVASSDGKTNELLLQDEQNKPHQPPLDEPELLE; encoded by the exons ATGCCCACCGAGCAGGGGGGCACAGCGGGGGGCCTCGATACTACGTTGGGCTCCCGTTCTGGTGTCCCCCTGCCGCTACcaccgcacaccacacaccactaccatggccaccacaaccaccaccatctctACCACGGCTCTACCGGCGTGGCCAGCGGCAACGGGTCCGTCGGCGCCAGCGGGACCTACGATGCGGAGTTCGCGCGGATGGAGTCGTGGCTCGACGAGAACCCCGAGTTCGTCCAGGATTACTTCATCCGCAAGGCGACGCGCAACATGGTCGACGGGTGGCTAGTGtcccacgccacgccggtcACCACGGCCGCCAACGCTGTCGACTCGCCCACccacggcgtcggcggcggcggcggcggctgctccAACCAACCGAGCTCGTCACGCGGTGGCTCCGGTGCAACAACCCCCGTCAG GAAAATATCGGCTCACGAGTTCGAGCGCGGCGGTCTGCTGAAGCCCATCGTCAACACCATCGACGGGACACCGACGTTTCTCAGTATCAACCCACAGAACGACTCGTCGGCGTCGGGCAGCACGCAATGCTGCCCGCACGGTGTGCCCAACTGTGGTGCCGCCAGCCTGCGGCCGCTCCGTCTGTCACGCAACGAGCTGAAGCAGCTTGACGAGCGGGAGCTTATTTTCGAGCTG GTAAAGGACATCTGCAACGATCTGGATGTGCGGTCGCTGTGTCACAAAATTCTTCAAAACGTGTCAATTCTGCTGAACGCGGATCGTGGGTCGTTATTTTTGGTGCAGGGCAAAAGTACCTGCGGTGGCGACAATACCAAAAA ATGCTTAGTATCGAAACTGTTCGACGTGTGCTCCAACAGCACGCTGGAGGAAATGGAGCAGCAGGACGAGGTCAAGGTGGCCTGGGGCACGGGTATCGCGGGGCACGTGGCCGAAAGTGGTGAACCAGTAAACATACCGGATGCTTACCAG GATGACCGTTTCAACCGGGAAATCGATGTACAAACTGGCTATCGTACAAAGGCTCTACTATGCATGCCTATCAAGGATGCGTCCGGTGACGTCGTTGGAGTGGCACAAGTGATAAACAAACAGGGTGATCAATGTTTTACGTCAGCAGATGAAAAG ATATTTTCATCGTACCTACAGTTCTGCGGCATCGGACTTCGGAATGCTCAGTTGTATGAAAAGTCTCAGCTCGAAGTGAAGCGCAACCAAGTACTGCTGGACCTCGCCCGTATGATTTTCGAAGAACAGAGCACAATCGAGCACATGGTGTTTCGAATTTTGACCCACATGCAAAGCTTAATACAATGCCAAAGAGTTCAA ATCCTATTGGTACACGAGGCGTCGAAAGGGAGCTTTTCGCgcgttttcgatttcgaagcCAACGATCTCAGCGGCGAGGACGGCGATGCTCGGACCAGCCCGTTCGAGTCCCGTTTTCCGATCAACATTGGAATTACCGGCTACGTGGCGACCACCGGAGAA ACTGTAAATATTGGCAACGcgtacgacgacgatcgctTCGATTCCAGCGTCGACGATGGGCTTAACTTCCGTCACAAAACCATACTCTGCATGGCTATCAAAAATTCCTTAAGTCAAATTATAGGTGTAATACAACTGATCAACAAGTTTGATGCACTT ACTTTTAccaaaaatgatgaaaacttTGTGGAAGCATTCGCCATCTTCTGCGGGATGGGTATTTACAACACGAACATGTACGAGAAAGCGATCATTGCGATGGCCAAACAGAGCGTCACGCTGGAAGTGCTCAGCTACCATGCGTCGGCCACCATGGACGATGCGTACCGGTTACGG CAATTAAAAGTGCCATCGTCGGCGTTCTTCAAGCTTTACGACTTCAAGTTCGATGATCTGATGCTGGACGACGATCACACACTGAAGGCCTGCATACGCATGTTCCTGGATCTCGATCTGGTGGAGCGGTTTCACATCGAGTACGAGGTGCTCTGCCGCTGGCTGCTGAGCGTGAAGAAAAACTATCGTAACGTCACGTACCACAACTGGCGGCATGCGTTTAACGTGACGCAGATGATGTTTGCCATCCTGACGTCGACCCAGTGGTGGAAGATCTTTGGCGAGATTGAGTGCCTTGGATTGATCATAGCCTGCCTGTGTCACGATTTGGACCACCGTGGGACCAACAACTCGTTTCAGATCAA aGCCTCGTCGCCGTTGGCACAACTGTACTCCACGTCGACGATGGAGCACCACCACTTCGATCAGTGTCTGATGATCATCAACAGCCCCGGGAATCAGATTCTCTCCAATATGTCCTCGGAGGATTACAGTCGCGTGATCAGAGTGCTAGAAGATGCCATACTGTCCACCGATTTGGCCGTGTACTTTAG AAAGCGTGGAGCCTTTCTGGAGCTGATCGAGCCGAATGCTGAGATGAGCGTTTGGCAAGCGGACGAGCCACGATCGCTCCTGCGTGCCATGAGTATGACCGTGTGTGACTTGTCGGCCATTACGAAGCCATGGGAGATAGAAAAGCGTGTCGCCGATCTGGTAACCTCCGAGTTCTTCGAGCAGGGTGATATGGAACGACAGGAACTAAACATCACACCGATT GATATCATGAATCGGGAGAAGGAAGATCAATTACCTATGATGCAAGTCGGTTTCATTGACTCGATATGTATTCCCATATACGAG GCCTTTGGTACGCTGTCGGATAAACTTACGCCATTGATAGATGGAGTGCTGGAGAATAAGAAGCACTGGATAGAGCTTGCACAAAATGCAAAAGATGTCTACGCCAATAACAATAACACGAGCGAaacgaccaacaacaacaacaaccactgTACGAATCACgacgaagcgaaggaaaacgagGACAAGCCGGGCAGCCATCTTGGATCCCCCACAAGTAATGGCACCGAGAGTAAGATTACACAAGATCTCGATTGTACTGATAATGGTCACCATAGTATAGGTAGTCAAGAGACCAATAATAGTTGTAGCAACATTACGGAGAAGATCGTTGGACGGCTGGGCGTGGATCTGGCCACCCCGCCGTACGGCGAGAAGCTGTCCTATCTGGTCGCACAGAAGACAAACGGATGGGTAAATGGAGATAAGGTGCGCTTGCTGCGAGTTGCGTCCTCCGATGGTAAAACGAACGAGCTTCTCCTGCAGGACGAACAGAACAAGCCACACCAACCGCCCCTGGACGAACCCGAGCTGCTGGAATAG